From the Silene latifolia isolate original U9 population unplaced genomic scaffold, ASM4854445v1 scaffold_73, whole genome shotgun sequence genome, the window tatgaatattattataatatggatgtccatatcttatagGATTATAGAATATATCATCTTATGGAAACTCTACCCATTGCATGTGTATATATACCCCTTATAATGGAATAAGAATATAGTTTTGTCTGCCTTACTTTCTCTCTACCAATTCTCccctctttatttcacaacagatgtgatattatttaaaataacatgtgatattgtttctgaCTCGTGACCATACAGCATATATAAAAAGTTTCATACATAGACTTTTCATGGTGAACATACCTTATCGTCGGCATCAGGTACAAAAGCATTAGGACAGTTACGTTTATCATGGTGAGCCATTTGTTTGCAATTACGGCAAAGCCTTTTAGGCTTCTCCGCTTTAGCTATGCATTGTTGCTTTTTGGAGATCATTCTCTTCCCGCTACCCTTGTTCTTTGCCTGACGAGGTGGTAGAATCCTCACCTCAGTTGAGGAACTACACCCAAGAAGCATCTCCAACTCCTGCTCTTTGGTCATTGACTCTGATTGCGGATTGAGTTTCACCCTAAATTGTTTAAGTTTGTCAACAAGATCAGTGATGTCCTTCATAGACACATTCTTGAGCACACTGATGGTCGCGTAGAACTCTGACCATAACTTGCACATTTCCATCTTTCTTAAATCAGTGGCATCAAAATCCTCAATTAACTCACCATGTGGACCATAAAGAGGGATCTTGTGTGCATTCTTGGTCCACCTCATAAGAATGTATTTATCGGGCAAAGTGTGTACTTGTTTTCCAGAGTAAACCCAGATAATGTGTCTACAAATAATACCCTTCCTGTTGAACAACTTACAAGAACATTCAGCGTCATTGGTTAGAGAATTGTAGACAACTTGGTAGGTCTTCTGCGTTCTGGCATCAGCAATACCAATTAACTCTATACCGTTTGCAGGTGGTGTGAAGCCACCAACACTAAGGGAACAAATAAAAGCAGAAGCTTCTACTTGAAAATCTGCGAAAGCAGAATTTGTATAAACCTTGGAAGCATGATCTTCCAACTTAAAAGAAGTTGCTAATTGTGGAAGAGTACAATCATCGTCTCTATCAAGTTGTTTTTTAGTATGGCGTTGTACATCAATGGCGCTTTGAAACCGCATCAAGAATTCAACAAGTGTACCATGTACATTTTCAAAACGCTTGAAAAAATTATTCTGACTCTCAGAACGTTGAGTTGTTCGTAATAGACAGCCCATAGGAACATCACAAAAATAAGCTGGGATCCATTTTCTCCTTTTTCTAAACATGGTTGACAACCAGGAATTACcttcaagattatgctcattgaCCAACTGACACCACTTTTCTTCAAATTCAAAAGGTTCTAACTCAGCATCCCAAACAATAGCATTCAAACGGCTGACAAAATCAGTCTCTTTCGATATTGCAGGCCCAACCTTATCGGTAAGCTtttgcatgatatgccacatgcaatatctgcgCCTAGCATGTTTGATGACAAAGACGCAAACCCACTTTATTCCAAAGACACCGATCGGTTATTATACAGTGTGGCTCTCGCTGTCCCATAGCATCAAGGAACTTTTCAAAGACCCACTTGAACGAATCTTCATCCTCATGAAATAGCAAGGCAGAAGCAAAAGTAATTGACCTTTTGTGGTGGTCTACGCCAGTAAAAGGAGTAAAAAGCATACAATACTTATTCGTACTGTAAGTTGGATCATAAGTGATGTAATCACCAAACAAAGCATAGTTTCTACGAGACTCTGCATCACACCAAAACGCACGAACCAAACATTTCCCAGAATCCACCTCATAAGCAAAGTAAAAACCTTCAGTGGTATCACGTTTATCCTCAAAATAGTTAACAAACAGTTGAGCATCCCGGTCTCCTATGAAAC encodes:
- the LOC141640148 gene encoding protein FAR1-RELATED SEQUENCE 5-like, translated to MQKLTDKVGPAISKETDFVSRLNAIVWDAELEPFEFEEKWCQLVNEHNLEGNSWLSTMFRKRRKWIPAYFCDVPMGCLLRTTQRSESQNNFFKRFENVHGTLVEFLMRFQSAIDVQRHTKKQLDRDDDCTLPQLATSFKLEDHASKVYTNSAFADFQVEASAFICSLSVGGFTPPANGIELIGIADARTQKTYQVVYNSLTNDAECSCKLFNRKGIICRHIIWVYSGKQVHTLPDKYILMRWTKNAHKIPLYGPHGELIEDFDATDLRKMEMCKLWSEFYATISVLKNVSMKDITDLVDKLKQFRVKLNPQSESMTKEQELEMLLGCSSSTEVRILPPRQAKNKGSGKRMISKKQQCIAKAEKPKRLCRNCKQMAHHDKRNCPNAFVPDADDKGSSDEDDADDG